In Herpetosiphonaceae bacterium, the genomic stretch ATGTCGCCCCCACGGTTGAAGTCAAGCCCAAGCGTGTGGGCGGTGCCACCTATCAGGTGCCGGTCGAGATCAAGGGCGAGCGCCGCTACGCGCTGGCGATGCGCTGGATCATCCAGTCCGCTCGCGCCCGCCAGGGTCGTCCGATGATCGAGCGCCTTACGGCTGAGCTGATCGATGCCTTCAACAACACCGGCTCCTCGGTGCGGCGCCGCGAAGAGACGCACCGCATGGCCGAGGCTAACCGCGCGTTCTCGCACTACGCCCGCTAAGCTGATCCGAAACGTGCAAAGGGGCTTGACTTGCAATAAGTTAAGCCCTTTTGCGTGTATCGCCCTGGCCTGTCGCGGATGGTTAACGCCCGCTTAACATAAGAAATTTGGTAAAATACACTCGAAACGTAGAGATCATACAAAGTCTTGCTGAACACGATTCGCAAGCATGGAGTATCTGAATGCCACGGCAAGCACCATTAAATTTGTACCGCAACATCGGTATCATCGCGCATATCGATGCTGGCAAGACCACGACGACCGAGCGCGTGCTG encodes the following:
- the rpsG gene encoding 30S ribosomal protein S7; translated protein: MPRRGKYQKRQTPPDVRYSSPQVQLFINKVMWSGKKAVAEKIVYGSLDSAAERLGRQPIEVFETALRNVAPTVEVKPKRVGGATYQVPVEIKGERRYALAMRWIIQSARARQGRPMIERLTAELIDAFNNTGSSVRRREETHRMAEANRAFSHYAR